The Stenotrophomonas sp. ASS1 genome segment ACAGGCCCCGCAGGGCCTCGACGATGCCACGCGAAGCGCTGGCCTTCTCGGTGAGGATCACGCCCCGTCCCTGGGTGCCCTCGTTGAGCTTCACCACGTGCGGCGGCGGACCGAGCATCGACAGCAGGTCGACGGTGTCATCGGGGTTGTCGCCGAACACGGTGACCGGCATGTCGATGCCCTTGGCTGCCAGCAACTGGTGCGCGCGCAGCTTGTCGCGCGAACGCAGGATCGCATCGGACGGGTTGGGAGTGCGCGCACCCATCAGCTCGAACTGGCGCAGCACGGCGGTGCCATAGCGGGTGATCGAGGCGCCGATGCGCGGGATGACCATGTCCACGCCGGTCATCGGCCGGCCCTTGTAGTGCATCGAAAAACCATCGGCGGCGATGCGCATGTAGCAGCGCAGCGGGTCGAGGATGCGAACGGTGTGGCCGCGCGCGCGGGCCGCCTCGACCAGCCGGCGGGTGGAGTACAGGGAGCTGTTGCGGGACAGGATGGCGAGCTTCATCGCGGCAGGATCGGGCGGCAGGCGCGCAGCATAGCGCGGGCGTGTGGCGGGCGGATGATGCCCTGCAGACCGCCGCATCTGCGTGCCTGCCGGGGCTGTGCGAAGATGGCTGTTGCCGGCTACAGGACAGGACACGGCCGGCTTACACAACCCAAGGAGAACCACAGATGCGAATGGGAATTCCGCTGTTGTTGCTGTTTGGCCTGATGGGGAGCGCCGCACACGTACAGGCTGCGCCAACCCATGCAGTCTCCCGGCTCTACTTCGATGCCAACAACACCCTGATCGGCCAGGGCCTGCGCTACTGCACGGGCAAGACACAGCACCAGGGCGTTGCCTCACACGCCAATACCCGCTGGATCGATGTTTCCTACGCCTGCCAGGGCGACTCGACCGACGTTTCCTATGGCAGCTGGGTGCCTGCACAACTGCGGCAGGACTTCTGCACGCTGTACGACGCCTGCACGTCACTGATGCCGTGGCCGGAACCCGGCCTGCCCGGCACCCTCGGCAACGGCTTCTACTCAGACTGACAGCCGGTAGTCGCCGCACTGTCTCCGGCGATGGCAGCATCGTCGCCGGAGACCCCACCCACTACACCCCGGAGACTTCATGCCGTTGACGATCCTTCCGCGTTTCTCCGAAGTGGATGTACTCGGCCACGTCACCAACACCGCCCTGCCCGTCTGGTTCGAGGAAGGTCGCCAGGAGATCTTCCGCCATTTCAGCCGCGAGGCCAGCATGCGCGACCTGACGCTGATCCTGCGCCGCTACGAGATCGACTTCCTGCAGCAGATACAGCCGGGACA includes the following:
- the rimK gene encoding 30S ribosomal protein S6--L-glutamate ligase, giving the protein MKLAILSRNSSLYSTRRLVEAARARGHTVRILDPLRCYMRIAADGFSMHYKGRPMTGVDMVIPRIGASITRYGTAVLRQFELMGARTPNPSDAILRSRDKLRAHQLLAAKGIDMPVTVFGDNPDDTVDLLSMLGPPPHVVKLNEGTQGRGVILTEKASASRGIVEALRGLYANFLMQEFIGEAKGADLRCFVVGDQVVASMQRQAPEGDFRSNLHAGGTAVAAKASRAEQQVAVRSAKALGLSVCGVDLIRSARGPLVLEVNSTPGLEGIEAACGVDVATRIIEHVEKIKKP